In one Halorubrum sp. CBA1229 genomic region, the following are encoded:
- the dnaG gene encoding DNA primase DnaG: MKDTEKYLIHATIAADGVVERSDVVGAVFGQTEGLLGDELDLRDLQESSRVGRIDVSVQSENGQSFGEVTVASSLDKVETAILAAALETIDRIGPCQASVEVTSIEDVRAAKRREVVERAKELIAGGFEETSLRSDDILEEVREAARVEGIVDYEGLPAGPRVGDSDAVIVVEGRADVLTLLECGIKNAVAVEGTNVPDAVAELTADRTVTAFLDGDRGGELILRELAQVGDVDYVAFAPPGESVEDLDRNDVFEALRGKVPYSSLSDEPNLREAAADDDGARTAGDAAATGDAADAGSEDGRRTDAGGSDADESGPGGSDAGDAASETPDLDGPGSDEVVAEAARGAAEGGLVEAVEEAPAPAAAEDDEGTGGAEAVEVDVVDPEADPTAPETTDGDSAAIDEGSAEATDEGSAEATDEESAGPTGEESADSPEDAPVDDAPDDDEPRSIEEHVQEVVDAESGLARLLGDDRGVLAEVDAADAFDAVEAADTAPHTVVVDGRIDQRLLDVAAQRGVSELLGRDVGEFVKRPVGTRVLTVGDLRAGS, encoded by the coding sequence ATGAAAGACACAGAAAAATACCTGATCCACGCCACGATCGCGGCCGACGGCGTCGTCGAGCGGAGCGACGTCGTCGGCGCGGTGTTCGGCCAGACCGAGGGGCTCCTCGGCGACGAGCTGGATCTCCGCGACCTGCAGGAGTCGTCGCGCGTCGGGCGGATCGACGTCTCCGTGCAGTCGGAGAACGGCCAGTCGTTCGGCGAGGTCACCGTCGCGTCGAGCCTCGACAAGGTCGAGACCGCGATCCTCGCGGCCGCGCTGGAGACGATCGACCGCATCGGTCCCTGCCAGGCCTCCGTGGAGGTGACGAGCATCGAGGACGTGCGGGCGGCGAAGCGCCGCGAGGTCGTCGAGCGCGCCAAGGAGCTCATCGCCGGCGGCTTCGAGGAGACGAGCCTCAGAAGCGACGACATCCTCGAGGAGGTCCGCGAGGCCGCCCGCGTCGAGGGCATCGTCGACTACGAGGGGCTCCCGGCCGGCCCCCGCGTCGGCGACTCCGACGCCGTCATCGTCGTCGAGGGGCGCGCGGACGTGCTCACGCTGCTCGAGTGCGGGATCAAGAACGCGGTCGCCGTCGAGGGGACGAACGTCCCCGACGCGGTGGCCGAGCTCACCGCCGACCGGACCGTGACCGCCTTCCTCGACGGCGACCGCGGCGGCGAGCTCATCCTCCGCGAGCTCGCGCAGGTGGGCGACGTCGACTACGTCGCGTTCGCGCCGCCCGGCGAGTCGGTCGAGGACCTCGACCGCAACGACGTCTTCGAGGCGCTCCGCGGGAAGGTGCCGTACAGCAGCCTCTCAGACGAGCCGAACCTCCGCGAGGCGGCCGCCGACGACGACGGCGCGAGGACCGCGGGAGACGCCGCGGCGACCGGAGACGCCGCGGATGCCGGGAGCGAAGACGGTCGGCGAACCGATGCGGGCGGATCCGACGCCGACGAGTCCGGTCCCGGCGGCTCCGACGCCGGCGACGCCGCGTCCGAAACGCCCGACCTCGACGGCCCGGGGTCGGACGAGGTCGTCGCGGAGGCGGCCCGCGGCGCGGCGGAAGGCGGGCTCGTGGAGGCGGTCGAGGAGGCGCCCGCGCCCGCGGCGGCGGAGGATGACGAGGGCACCGGGGGCGCCGAGGCGGTCGAGGTCGACGTCGTCGACCCCGAGGCCGACCCGACCGCTCCGGAGACGACCGACGGGGATTCGGCGGCGATCGACGAGGGGTCGGCGGAAGCGACCGACGAGGGGTCGGCGGAAGCGACCGACGAGGAATCGGCCGGCCCGACCGGCGAGGAATCGGCCGATTCGCCCGAGGACGCCCCGGTCGACGACGCCCCCGACGACGACGAGCCGCGGTCCATCGAGGAGCACGTCCAGGAGGTCGTCGACGCCGAGAGCGGCTTGGCCCGGCTGCTCGGCGACGACCGCGGCGTCCTCGCGGAGGTCGACGCCGCCGACGCGTTCGACGCGGTCGAGGCGGCCGACACCGCCCCCCACACCGTCGTCGTCGACGGGCGGATCGACCAGCGGCTGCTCGACGTGGCGGCCCAGCGCGGCGTCAGCGAGCTGCTCGGCCGCGACGTCGGCGAGTTCGTGAAACGGCCCGTCGGGACCCGCGTGCTCACGGTCGGCGACCTCCGCGCGGGGAGCTGA
- a CDS encoding DUF3311 domain-containing protein, which produces MRRPRRDFVWIPTFALLVAFAVPWPLWGVERVVAGLPVWIWWHVAWLVLCAILFSRFARSGAWERGMGLRPEADDDRNAGPAAGGDRP; this is translated from the coding sequence ATGAGACGTCCTCGGAGAGATTTCGTGTGGATTCCGACGTTCGCTCTGCTCGTCGCCTTCGCGGTGCCGTGGCCGCTGTGGGGCGTCGAGCGCGTCGTCGCCGGGCTCCCGGTGTGGATCTGGTGGCACGTCGCGTGGCTCGTGCTGTGCGCGATCCTGTTCTCCCGGTTCGCCCGGAGCGGCGCGTGGGAGCGCGGAATGGGCCTCCGGCCCGAGGCGGACGACGACCGCAACGCGGGTCCCGCCGCGGGGGGTGATCGACCGTGA